From the Paenibacillus sp. R14(2021) genome, the window AATAGTATGCCAAAGCGAAGGCTTCATATACGGGATGATGGCAGGTATGGAAACGATGACCGAGGAGAAGTCTACTAAAGGCGCTGATAGCGGCTTTCAAGCCGAGTCCTCCGCGGCTTATCGGCGGAGCAGACTCCGGCTCTACATTGATCACGGAGGTATAAACATGCAGAATCTATACACAGCCGCCGTAACGACAACGGGCGGGCGGGAAGGCAAACTGGCATCGAGCGACGGTGTCTTGAATTTGGAGCTTCGCATGCCCAAAGAACTGGGCGGACAAGGCGGAGCCGCGACCAATCCCGAGCAGTTGTTCGCAGCCGGCTATTCGGCCTGCTTCGAGAGCGCACTCAATTTGGTATGCAGGACGAAGAATGTGAAGGTAGACGGCACTGAAG encodes:
- a CDS encoding organic hydroperoxide resistance protein; protein product: MQNLYTAAVTTTGGREGKLASSDGVLNLELRMPKELGGQGGAATNPEQLFAAGYSACFESALNLVCRTKNVKVDGTEVTARVTIGKDDSGGYALEVQLDVNLMGVGNALAQELTEAAHQVCPYSKAVQGNIPVTLNVL